Genomic DNA from Haloterrigena alkaliphila:
GATCCTCAATGAGTTCTGAATCCATCTCTTGTTTTTGCCAGCTCTAGTTTCATCGAGTGTAGTAGCGCAATCAGATTCATCAAAACTCGTCCGATCTATCGGGACATTCGATTGACCTTCGAATTTTGGGTCGCTGCAGGTCGGGATTCCCAACTGTGATTGCATTAGCATCTTATCTCTTCCATATTGGAATCGATTCTCATTTGCTCAGACATGGATTGTCGATCACGCCTATCTCGCTTTTGTTGCTACCCTTGTTCGAGCGTTCACGGGATTGTCTAAGAAGTACCGGGGTATTGGATGGAATAGTTGCAATAGGTGGATCAGACACAATAGGTGTGATAGGGACATTTAGTACAATCGCTAGAATAGTTGCAATTGTGGCGCTGGGATAGGCGCCACACGTCCAATAGGTAGCTATGGCAAGATAGGAACAACAGAATGTGGTGATGAGATAGGGGCCTTCTGTGGACTGCCTTCGGTAGATGCAGCGCTACGGGTAGTTGTGCTGGGTGAACTACCAACAATAGGTGCCTCATCTACCTTAGCTACCCTACCTATTCGACTTATTGCACCTATTGTTCCTATTCTATCTACTCAACCTATTCCATTTCCAGTAGGTAGAATTAAGGTAACGGGGTGAAATGTGTTTTTCACCGGCTGAGATTGGAACTATCGGAACAATAGGTCCCTATTCCGATTCGATTGAGTCGGGTGCATACGACAATGAGCGACACAACGACCGAGCCACGCGCCGTAAGCGTGGTCATCCTGAAAGGCGGCGTCGGCAAATCAACGACTTCGATGAATATCGCGCGCCAGCTCGCAGAGCACGGCCAGACCCTCTACGCTGACCTCGACCCGAACGGTCACGCGACGAATGGCCTCGGCTTCGAAGCAGCGTATCAGGGAGACATCAATCTCGGGGACGTCATACTCGAGGGGGAGGCGACACCACACGACTTGATCCAATCGACCGATTACGGATTCGATCTGCTCCCATCGTCGAACACCCTTGAAGACGTCGAGAAGGACCTCGCAGGCGCAATGCAGGGTTCGGCGCGAATCAAATCGAAGATTGTTGACCCACTACTCGGTGAAGAGTACGAGTACATCGTCTTCGATTGCCCGGCGTACCCTGGCATGCTCAACAACAACGCCCTCGTCGCCACAGGGAACGTTATGATCCCGATCGAACCGGGTTCTAGCGCGATCGGCGGCTACAAGCGAACGATGGAACGGCTGATCGAACCGGCACGGGAATACATCGACGTCGATGTCCTCGCTGTCGTTCCGAATAAGCTCTCCGATCGGATCGATCAGCAGACTGAGGACCGGGAACTCCTCGAGAATCTGAATACGGCCACCTACGAGGTCAATCCCGGACAGCCGTTGCAGGAGGCGGTGCCGAATTTCGCTCGGATCACGGCTGAAGAGTTCGATGCGATCGACGCCGGTGAGATGAAGCCGCCAAAGCCAGGAATCCGTCACCGATCAGCGCTGTCGCGATCGCTACAACACAATCAACCACTCCAGGATTATGCTCCGGAAAACGACCAAATTGCCTACTACGAGGAGCTCGCCGAGATCGTCGCTGCTGGAGGGATCGAGCGATGAGTAATCCGTTCGACGATCTCAAGGAAGACGAAACGGAGACGTCCGAAGACGAAACGGAGACTCCTGAATCCACAGCGACGACTGAATCGGAGCAAGACCGAAATTCGGAACAACCTGTCGACGAATCGACGACAGCAGAGTCTTCCTCCTCAAATCCAAGCGGGGAATCGACCCAGGAACCTATGGTCGACCAGAATTCTCCTGACGAACTCGGCGTTGAGTCGTCGTCACCTGCCGCCGCTGAGCCGCCATCGCCTGGAGAAACGGGACCGGCATTCGAGTACAGCGAGGTCCAACAGAAACCGTTCTATGCTCGGACCGAGACGGTACGGGCATTCGAGAACCAGATCCGGACGACCATCATTCCGAAACTCGCCGAAGCCTCGATCATTGACGAGGAGAAACGTGAAATTCACGATGCAGTCCTTCGTCTCGCTACCGAACAACCGGAACGCATCGCCGAACTCGTACTCGAGGAACGACGCCAGTCTGGAAACGAGTGAACCCGTTCTGATGAAACTCATCCGTATTCACCCACAATTTTGATCGCTACTAATAATATCGAAGATATCCACTTATTTATTGAAACTCAGAAGGCAGACAGAGACGTTTTACACTTCTCTCAGGTATGGGTTTAGAAACAGGTTTCCCAGCATCAATGCCATAAACTGCATTATGATATATGCAACATCACCCATTCAATAGCCCAGAGGCTTTTCGCTGTTGGAGTGGTAGCGTCAATTATGGATCCGTTCTCGATCACGGACTCGAACCCGTTCGCTGAGTTGCTCGGAATCGAATTGGTGGAAGCAACGAATGGTCACGCTGAGGCGCAACTTTCCCTTCGGGACGACCTCTCTTCGAGCGAGCACGCGGACATCGCCCATGGCGGAGTGACCTATGCGCTGGCGGACCATGTCGGCGGAATGGCGATTATCTCGCTCGTCGAAGATGTCTGTCCGACGATCGATATGCGAATCGACTATCTTGCGCTCGCTCGCAGTGATCTCCGGGCGACCGCGACCGTCGTTCGACGGGGTGGACAGGTCGCCTCGGTCGATGTCGACGTTTACGACGCCGCCGAAACGCACGTGGCGACGGCTCGAGGCATATACAAGGTCGGTCGTTCGCCGTCCGAGGACGCCAGTGAGAGCAGTCAAAATCCCTGGCTGGACGGCCGGAGCGATCAGTGAACGGGACACTGTGCCCACCACGGACGGAAACCGGTTCATTGCCGCCCGTCTTGACGCCGTTCGGCGCCTTCGCGGCTGACTGGACCCGCGTACTCTAGGGGGTCAGTACGACTTTCCCCGTACTTTTGCGGTCCTCGATGTACTGATGCGCTTCGGCGTCATCCTCGAGTTCGAACGACTTGCCGACGATCACCTCGAGGTCTCCGCTCGAAAGGGCCTCCGTGAGGTCGGGGACGGCCGCCGTGATTCGGTCGGGATCGCGAGCGGCGGCCTGACCGAGGTGGAAGCCAATGACGCTCTTATTTTCGAAGAGTAACCGTTTATTCTCGACGGCTGCCGGCGTCCCGCTGGCGACACCGTAGGTAACGAGGCGACCGAAGTGGGCGAGCGCGTCGATACTGCGCTCGAAGACGTCGTCGCCGACGCTTTCCAGGACGAGCTCGACCCCGTCACCGCCTGTTTCTTCAGCCACGACATCACGAAAGTCCGTCTCGGTATAGTCGATCGGATACTCACAGCCGAGGTCGGCGGCGAGCTCCAGTTTCTCCGCAGTGCTCGCGGTTCCAAACACCGTTGCGCCAGCGTGGGATGCGAGCTGGACAGCGGCCATCCCGACACCGCCTGCGGCCGCCTGAATCAATACTGACTCGTCGTCCTCGAGCCCGCCCCATTCGAAGAGACAGGCGTGAGCCGTGAGAAACTGCACGGGGAAGCCGGCCGCTTCCGCGAAGCTCATTCCGTCGGGAACCGGAAAGAGTAACTGGGTATCCGAGACGACGTACTCGGCGTAGCCGCCGCCTCCGAGCATCGCGACGACCCGATCGCCCTCGTCGAAATCGACCCCGTCACCGACCGCATCGATCGATCCTGCAGCCTCCGCGCCAGGGACGTACGGTGGTTCAGGACCGCCGGGATACGTGCCGCGACGCTGCATGATGTCCGCGAAGTTGACCCCCGCTGCTTCGACGTCGATTCTGACCTCGCCGGGACCCGGTTCGGGGACGGATCGGTCGGTCAATTCGAGCACGTCACTCTCCCCGTGTTCCGGGACCTCGATGACTTCCATGCTCGCTCCTTTGCCGGCGACCACCATTAATGCCGCCGATAACGAGCATCGCTTGAGCGGAGGGCCCGGCACTCGTTTCGAATCCCCGATCTCCGCGACAGACGACTCGATCGGAAGCGTTCCCGAGAGATCGACCGCGACACGTGCTCTCGGCGAAACATCTATCATGGTATATGTTGTCACCCGACGATGTATATGGAGTTACACGATCAAGACCGGATTGCGGAATACGAGGAGGCAGGCGTCTGGGGAGACGAAACGCTGCTCGAGCGATTCGCGGAGACCGCCGATCGGCATCCCGAACGGACGGCAGTCGTGGAGCCGCCGAACACGCAGGCGTTGGTTGACCGAGAGCCGGAACGACTCACGTATGCGGAACTCTCTTCCGCCGTAGACGCAGTCGGGGCATCGCTTCGCGAGCGCGGTCTCGGCAAGGACGACTTCGTCGTCGTACAGTCGCCGAACACATGGGAACTTGCCGTGCTGTATCTAGCGGTCGCTCGAGCGGGAGCCATCACGTCACCGATGCCGATTCAGTGGCGGCGGCACGAACTCGAACACGTGGTCGAGACGACCGAGGCCGTCATGTACGTCGGACCGCAAAACTTCGATGGGTTCGACTACGTCGAGATGGCAACGGCGTTCGCGGACGAATCTGATACGCTCGAGCGGATCGTCTCGCTGTCAGAGATCCGTGATTTTGCGGACGGCGATCCGGACACCTCCGTGCTTGATACGGTCGAGATCGGTGCCAACGAGGTGTTTAACGTTCAGTGGACGTCGGGCACGACCGCGGATCCGAAGGCGTGCCCGATGACGCACAACAACTGGCAGTCGAACCCGACGCCGCTGCTCTGCGATATGGAAGACGGGGACGTGGTCCTTTGTGCGGCGCCGCTGGTCAACATGACGGCGCTCGGCGTCAACTACGTGCCGTGGCTCCTCACTCGCGGAACGCTCGTGCTCCACCATCCCATTGATCTCGGGTTGATGGTCGAGCAGATGCAGGCGGAGGACGTCACGTTTACCATCCTGGTTCCGACGATGCTGAATCAGTTGCTCAAACACCCTGATGTTGACGAGTTCGATCTGAGCGACGTCGATACGATCACGACGGGGTCGGCCGCCCCCTCGGAGTGGGCAATGCGGGAGTTCGACGAGCGCTGGGGGATCGAGATCATCAATATCTGGGGGCAAAACGAGGGGACGTCTGCGATCAGCGGCCCGAAGACGACACCGATAGAGCGCCGCGCGACGGATTTCCCACGGTTCACAGCGGACATCGATTGGGGTATCGACGACCCACGGATCGACACCGTCAACGTTCGAATCGTCGATCCGGAGAGCGGTGACGAGGTCACCGAACCGGGCGAAGTCGGTGAGGTGGCGTTCCGGGGACCGGGACTCATGGCGGGCTACTACAACCAACCCGAGCTCACCGCGGACGCGTTCGACGAGGACGGGTACTTCTTCACCGGAGACCTCTTTCGAGTCGAAGAGGACGGATACATGAGCTTCTTTGACCGGAAGAAAGACGTTATTATCCGGGGTGGATTCACCATCAGCGCGAAGGAAGTGGAGAACATCGTCATTGAATACCCGAAGGTCGCGGATGCGGCCGTCGTCGGCGAACCGCACGATGACCTTGGGGAGCGCGTCGCGGTCTTCGCCGTTCCGAAGCCGGCCGAAGAGCTCGCGCTCAAAGACATTACGGAGTATATGGGCGACGACATCGCCGTTTATAAGCGCCCCGAACGGTTGGAAGTCGTGGAGGAGATCCCCCGGAACCCCGTCGGGAAAATCGTCAAGACGAAACTCCGGGAGCGGCTTCGTACCGCAGCGGTCGACGATTGATAGGCCGATCGATCTCGACGGAATCGGAACGATATCGACACAGTGGGTCCGAAACTGAAACTGATACCATCTCGTGCGGGAGCGACGAAAAATCCGAGCGACGGTCGCGAGAGACCGATGGTCCGCCAGTATACAAGCGCGAGACGATGTCGCGGTAGCGATTGCACTTCGGTATACTACCGTTTATTGTGCGGGTTCGAATCGCCGTTCTTATTTAGAACAGGCGGCAAAATACGACCGATGAGCGAGTACGGGTGTAAAGTTTGCCGAGTATTAGATGAATACGGAATGGAGCGGTACGAGGAGCGGTTGCTCGAGCAGTGGCAGGCTGACTCATCCCAGCGAAAGGGGTATCGGCAACTTGCGGAGTGGTTCAACACGCTCATGTTACGCCGTGAGATGGACCGTGCAGGGATTTCGACTCTCGGTGACGAAGCTGAGTCCAAGTACGAGCGACTGCAATCCGACGAGGCGATCGCCGAGGAGGTCGCGACGGAATTGGCGAATGCCGGGATTCCGATCGAACAGTTGCGCGACGACTTCGTTTCCTACGGCGTCATTCGAACTCACCTCAAAGAGTGCCTTGAGTCAGACGTTGATCTCCCGAGCGGGGAGTGGGAACAAGACGCAATCGAAATCTCTCGAAACCACGCAGCCAAGAAGATCGAAGAGGCGGTTCGATCGATCCGTAATAAGGGCCGATTGACCGCCGGCGGCGACGTGAACGTTTCTGTCGACATTGAACTCGAATGCGAAAACTGTCACTCTCGCGTCCCCGCCGAGAGAGCGATCCGACGCGAATACGTTTGTCAATGCGATGACTAACTATGACTGATCGAACACTTCACCTCGAACTGGAAAACATCGGTGGCATCGAGCGAAAAGAGATCACGATCTCTGAGGGTCCGACGTTCATTCAGGGACCGAACGCAGCGAACAAGAGCTCGTTCCTCAAGGGTCTCCTCTTCGCCCTCGGGAGCAGGTCGGTTCCGATTCGAAGCGGCGCGGATGAAGCCCGTGCAGTGCTTTCGTCTGACGAGAAACGCGTCGAGCGGGTCGCGCGTCGAACCGACGCCGGTATCGAGACAAGCGGCGAAGCGTGGATCACGAACCCCGATGACGTTACGCTCCTCGAGCGCTTCGCAGGGCTGCTGGAGACGAACTCGCTCAGGAGCACCGTGGCCCGCAACGAGGACGTCGAGTCGCTCCTGAAAGAGCCGATGGACATCGAAGTCCTCGAGCGGGAGCGATCGGCGAAGATGGACCGAAAGCGAGAGCTCACCGCAGAGATCGAATCGGCTGGAGACGTCGGCGAGCGGCTCGAGGACAGAGAGCGGGAACTCGCGGAGAAGCGCGACCGACTCGACGAACTCGAGTCGACGCTCGAGGATCTCTACGATCGACAGGAGACGACTGACACCGACGATGCACTGCAGGAACTGCGCGAGGAACGGGCCGATCTGCGGTCCGACGAAGCCGAGTGCGAATCCCAGATCGAACAGTTAGAAGACGCCATCGATCGGCTTGAGCACCGACGCGAGGAAGTCGAAGCCGACCTGGATGAAGCACGCGACGCCGTTGAAGGGACCGACATCGAGTCCCTCAAACAGGAGCGGGAATCTCTCCGGTCGGAACTCGATGACGTGACGAAACGCCTCGACGTGCTTCAGTCAGTCCTTACGGCGAACCGCGAGATGCTTAACTCCGAGTTCACGGGCGTAGTCGGCCGCGACTCGGGGCTAATGGGCGACGAGGTGACCTGCTGGACGTGCGGCCGGT
This window encodes:
- a CDS encoding ParA family protein, which encodes MSDTTTEPRAVSVVILKGGVGKSTTSMNIARQLAEHGQTLYADLDPNGHATNGLGFEAAYQGDINLGDVILEGEATPHDLIQSTDYGFDLLPSSNTLEDVEKDLAGAMQGSARIKSKIVDPLLGEEYEYIVFDCPAYPGMLNNNALVATGNVMIPIEPGSSAIGGYKRTMERLIEPAREYIDVDVLAVVPNKLSDRIDQQTEDRELLENLNTATYEVNPGQPLQEAVPNFARITAEEFDAIDAGEMKPPKPGIRHRSALSRSLQHNQPLQDYAPENDQIAYYEELAEIVAAGGIER
- a CDS encoding quinone oxidoreductase family protein; this encodes MEVIEVPEHGESDVLELTDRSVPEPGPGEVRIDVEAAGVNFADIMQRRGTYPGGPEPPYVPGAEAAGSIDAVGDGVDFDEGDRVVAMLGGGGYAEYVVSDTQLLFPVPDGMSFAEAAGFPVQFLTAHACLFEWGGLEDDESVLIQAAAGGVGMAAVQLASHAGATVFGTASTAEKLELAADLGCEYPIDYTETDFRDVVAEETGGDGVELVLESVGDDVFERSIDALAHFGRLVTYGVASGTPAAVENKRLLFENKSVIGFHLGQAAARDPDRITAAVPDLTEALSSGDLEVIVGKSFELEDDAEAHQYIEDRKSTGKVVLTP
- a CDS encoding class I adenylate-forming enzyme family protein — protein: MELHDQDRIAEYEEAGVWGDETLLERFAETADRHPERTAVVEPPNTQALVDREPERLTYAELSSAVDAVGASLRERGLGKDDFVVVQSPNTWELAVLYLAVARAGAITSPMPIQWRRHELEHVVETTEAVMYVGPQNFDGFDYVEMATAFADESDTLERIVSLSEIRDFADGDPDTSVLDTVEIGANEVFNVQWTSGTTADPKACPMTHNNWQSNPTPLLCDMEDGDVVLCAAPLVNMTALGVNYVPWLLTRGTLVLHHPIDLGLMVEQMQAEDVTFTILVPTMLNQLLKHPDVDEFDLSDVDTITTGSAAPSEWAMREFDERWGIEIINIWGQNEGTSAISGPKTTPIERRATDFPRFTADIDWGIDDPRIDTVNVRIVDPESGDEVTEPGEVGEVAFRGPGLMAGYYNQPELTADAFDEDGYFFTGDLFRVEEDGYMSFFDRKKDVIIRGGFTISAKEVENIVIEYPKVADAAVVGEPHDDLGERVAVFAVPKPAEELALKDITEYMGDDIAVYKRPERLEVVEEIPRNPVGKIVKTKLRERLRTAAVDD
- the rdfA gene encoding rod-determining factor RdfA, with the protein product MSEYGCKVCRVLDEYGMERYEERLLEQWQADSSQRKGYRQLAEWFNTLMLRREMDRAGISTLGDEAESKYERLQSDEAIAEEVATELANAGIPIEQLRDDFVSYGVIRTHLKECLESDVDLPSGEWEQDAIEISRNHAAKKIEEAVRSIRNKGRLTAGGDVNVSVDIELECENCHSRVPAERAIRREYVCQCDD
- a CDS encoding archaea-specific SMC-related protein, producing MTDRTLHLELENIGGIERKEITISEGPTFIQGPNAANKSSFLKGLLFALGSRSVPIRSGADEARAVLSSDEKRVERVARRTDAGIETSGEAWITNPDDVTLLERFAGLLETNSLRSTVARNEDVESLLKEPMDIEVLERERSAKMDRKRELTAEIESAGDVGERLEDRERELAEKRDRLDELESTLEDLYDRQETTDTDDALQELREERADLRSDEAECESQIEQLEDAIDRLEHRREEVEADLDEARDAVEGTDIESLKQERESLRSELDDVTKRLDVLQSVLTANREMLNSEFTGVVGRDSGLMGDEVTCWTCGRSAPVDDLEESIEEVTELVEADKRKKREREPEIDEITERIEQVRQSKNEIQRLEEEKRDVEQKLESRRDSLEEHRDRRQSLRDRLGELDDEIGERAADQHAERSDLTDEIEETRVEIQTLRREIERLEDACESLRETRTDLQRKREEVERLSDEITSLTDRIENLEDELRTVFNETMDELLDALEFERIERVWLDGEFELVIAREVDGQVRSDTIDNLAESEREMIGLVLALAGFVTYDVDDVTPVLVLDSLGAFDAERTRRLVDYFADETDYLVATVHPEYAVDTAFDTVLFESPVRN